The sequence CGAAGCGACCGAGGAAGCCGTGCTCAACGCTCTCGTCGCCGCGGAGACCATGACCGGGCGGAACGGCAACACGGCGTACGCCATCCCACATGATCGCTTGCAGGAGGTCATGGCCCGCTACGGACGACTGCGGTCGACCAGGTAGGGCGGCAACCGGCCTGCGTCGACACCGTCGAGGGAATTGCGGAGCTTGACACCCCCCGCACCCCTTCGTATCATTGCCACCGCGTAACAGCGGTTCAGTCATACACCGTCGCTTGTGGGTTTTCCTCGCCGGCGGAGAGGGACGCTCGGCAGCCGGCGCTTCCGACTCGGCTCTTGGAGAGCCGTGTCGTGGTCGAACCCACTGACCTGTGTGAGCCATGGGGGTTTCCGCGGGTGACGGGCACTGCGCCCGCGTCCATGGCTCTCGCGGAGAACCAGAGCATCAGTGGGGCGAGAGGGAGGAGTCCTGGTGGGGCGGTCGGTCGATGTGGAACTTCGGCACGTCACCAAGAAATTCGACGACGTCATCGCCGTCGACAACGTGTCACTTGAGATCGAACGCGGCGAGTTCTTTTCCCTCCTCGGCCCTTCCGGCTGCGGCAAGACGACCACCCTGCGCATGATCGCAGGCTTCGAACACCCGACCTCCGGTGAGGTCTTCATCCAGGGTCAGCCGATGGGCGCGACGCCTCCCTTTCAACGCAACGTTAACACCGTCTTCCAGAACTACGCGCTGTTCCCGCACATGACGGTGGCCGAGAACATCGCCTTCGGCCTGGAGATGAAAGGCGTCCCGAAGGCTGAGCGCCAGCGCCGCGTCGAGCAGGCGCTCCGCCTCGTACGGCTGGAGGGCTACGGCGAGCGGCGGCCGTTACAACTCTCAGGCGGGCAGCAGCAGCGCGTCGCGCTGGCTCGAGCGCTGATCAACCAGCCCGGAGTCCTCCTACTCGACGAACCGCTCGGCGCACTCGACCTGAAGCTGCGCAAGGAAATGCAACTGGAACTGAAGCATCTCCAGACTTCCGTCGGCATCACCTTCATCTACGTAACCCACGACCAGGAGGAAGCGCTGACGATGTCGGACCGCATCGCGGTCATGAACGAGGGGAAGGTCCTCCAGATCGGTACGCCCGAGGAGATCTATGAGCGGCCGAACTGCCGCTTCGTCGCGGATTTCATCGGCGAGTCGAACTTCTTGGAGGGCCGCGT is a genomic window of Sphaerobacter thermophilus DSM 20745 containing:
- a CDS encoding ABC transporter ATP-binding protein, with the protein product MGRSVDVELRHVTKKFDDVIAVDNVSLEIERGEFFSLLGPSGCGKTTTLRMIAGFEHPTSGEVFIQGQPMGATPPFQRNVNTVFQNYALFPHMTVAENIAFGLEMKGVPKAERQRRVEQALRLVRLEGYGERRPLQLSGGQQQRVALARALINQPGVLLLDEPLGALDLKLRKEMQLELKHLQTSVGITFIYVTHDQEEALTMSDRIAVMNEGKVLQIGTPEEIYERPNCRFVADFIGESNFLEGRVTEVAPDRVVVVVDDSFPVVAPGGPAVSPGEWVTLAVRPEKIHVQPGSGQVGVNGHHGGRVEEVVYIGTDTYYLVRLSDRVTVRARLQNRSTGADGRGGLAHGAEVAVSWAPEHTLVLTS